From Echinicola soli, a single genomic window includes:
- a CDS encoding DUF3472 domain-containing protein, whose protein sequence is MAALGALLACESSGLQDVAKEFQVTTDIPFGGNSYVTAGEGLKVTKEGVQDWTSGEAVLSTYFKMEKPQPVFLQLVLAGRDSACDFVVKAGGQSKDVSVTAQGSDTLNVGVFDLEAGYVKVDIQGTSKEGAAFSSIRSLLVKTKDGASIVYVKDNESNRFYWGRRGPSVHLSYTLPEDKDFKWFYNEITVPEGEDPNGSYYMANGFGEGYFGIQANSDDERRVLFSVWSPFHTDDPSEIPEDQQIKLLKKGEGVYTGEFGNEGSGGQSYWKYNWITGNTYRFLNSVEPDGKGNTLYTAYFFAPELGEWKLIASFLRPQTDTWYKRPHSFLENFIDRNGFVGRKAFYHDQWVMDTEGTWFELTEAKFTGDDIARRGYRMDYAGGEENGRFFLRNGGFFDEFEELNSMHQRPEKGQSPDIDFDQLP, encoded by the coding sequence ATGGCTGCTCTAGGGGCACTGTTGGCATGTGAGTCTTCAGGACTTCAGGATGTGGCTAAGGAATTTCAGGTGACCACCGATATCCCTTTTGGGGGTAATTCGTATGTGACAGCTGGTGAAGGGTTAAAAGTCACGAAAGAAGGTGTTCAAGACTGGACTTCTGGAGAGGCTGTGTTGAGTACTTACTTCAAAATGGAAAAACCGCAGCCGGTGTTTTTGCAGTTGGTTTTGGCGGGACGTGATTCGGCTTGTGATTTTGTGGTAAAAGCAGGAGGGCAAAGCAAGGATGTTTCTGTAACTGCTCAGGGAAGTGATACTTTGAATGTGGGGGTCTTTGACCTTGAAGCAGGTTATGTGAAGGTGGATATTCAGGGGACTTCCAAGGAAGGCGCAGCATTTTCTTCGATCAGGTCACTTTTGGTAAAAACGAAAGACGGTGCATCTATTGTTTATGTGAAAGATAACGAAAGCAACCGCTTTTACTGGGGAAGGCGTGGCCCGTCTGTTCACTTGAGTTATACATTGCCAGAAGATAAAGATTTCAAGTGGTTCTACAATGAGATCACTGTCCCTGAAGGCGAGGATCCAAATGGCTCCTATTATATGGCCAATGGTTTTGGAGAAGGGTACTTTGGAATTCAGGCCAATTCCGATGACGAACGCAGGGTGTTGTTTTCTGTTTGGAGTCCCTTTCATACGGATGATCCAAGTGAAATTCCTGAGGATCAGCAGATCAAGCTACTAAAAAAAGGAGAAGGAGTTTATACAGGTGAATTCGGAAACGAGGGATCTGGTGGACAGAGCTATTGGAAGTACAATTGGATCACAGGCAATACTTACCGATTTCTTAATTCAGTGGAACCTGACGGAAAGGGCAATACGCTTTATACTGCCTATTTCTTTGCGCCAGAACTTGGTGAGTGGAAGTTGATTGCCAGTTTTTTAAGGCCCCAGACGGATACTTGGTATAAGCGGCCGCATTCATTTTTGGAGAATTTTATTGATAGAAATGGCTTTGTTGGAAGAAAGGCTTTCTATCATGACCAGTGGGTGATGGATACTGAAGGAACATGGTTTGAATTGACTGAGGCTAAATTTACTGGAGATGATATTGCGCGTAGAGGATATAGGATGGATTATGCAGGGGGAGAAGAGAATGGAAGATTTTTCCTCAGGAATGGAGGCTTTTTCGATGAATTTGAGGAGCTGAACAGCATGCATCAACGTCCAGAGAAAGGACAATCTCCAGACATAGACTTTGATCAGCTGCCTTAG